A window of the Sporosarcina sp. FSL K6-2383 genome harbors these coding sequences:
- a CDS encoding trypsin-like peptidase domain-containing protein — MMDKELETIQETGVETVQEIVKAPKNKNKSGKRFLSTIGAGVIGSMLTLGVVVNTDLLQASSEGRIPATSNVAPYNVQQTTVKDPTSLADMVEQASSAIVGVVNYKTAGNRFAQNTEAVNSGTGSGVIYKIVDNKAYIVTNNHVIEGAEKLEVSLESGEKTTAELVGKDALSDLAVLTIDAKYAKSVLEFGNSDQIRAGDAVVAIGNPLGLDFSGTVTQGIISAVDRSINVNTSAGEWEMNVIQTDAAINPGNSGGALLNSAGQVIGINSLKISESGVEGLGFAIPSNEVIPLIEEMTIHGQVERPYIGIGLADLSQVPPMYLQNIPQEVKGGVMVANVDPSSAAGKAGLLAEDVITAINSTDITSSTELRKFLYSQLKVGDIATFTIYRGAELKTIEVTLTSNKTTTE, encoded by the coding sequence ATGATGGATAAAGAGTTAGAAACAATTCAAGAGACTGGGGTAGAAACTGTGCAAGAAATAGTAAAAGCACCTAAGAACAAAAACAAGTCAGGTAAACGCTTTTTATCAACAATCGGAGCCGGTGTCATCGGGTCAATGCTAACATTGGGAGTCGTGGTCAATACCGATCTTTTGCAAGCAAGCTCTGAAGGAAGAATACCCGCCACTTCAAATGTTGCTCCTTATAATGTGCAGCAAACAACCGTAAAAGATCCAACATCACTAGCAGATATGGTGGAGCAGGCATCCAGCGCGATCGTCGGGGTGGTCAATTACAAAACTGCCGGTAATCGCTTCGCACAAAATACAGAGGCTGTGAATAGTGGAACAGGCTCAGGCGTCATTTACAAAATCGTCGACAATAAAGCCTATATCGTCACAAACAATCATGTCATTGAAGGAGCTGAAAAGCTGGAAGTTTCTTTAGAAAGTGGAGAAAAGACAACGGCAGAATTAGTGGGTAAAGATGCACTAAGCGATTTGGCTGTACTTACAATCGACGCAAAATATGCCAAATCAGTCCTCGAGTTCGGTAACTCTGACCAGATACGCGCAGGCGATGCGGTCGTTGCCATCGGTAATCCACTCGGTCTTGATTTTTCTGGTACTGTGACGCAAGGGATTATCAGCGCAGTCGATCGGTCCATTAACGTCAATACATCTGCCGGCGAATGGGAAATGAACGTCATTCAAACAGACGCGGCCATTAACCCTGGGAATAGCGGTGGAGCACTACTGAATTCAGCTGGACAAGTCATCGGCATTAACAGCTTGAAAATTTCCGAAAGTGGTGTTGAAGGACTCGGCTTTGCGATTCCAAGTAACGAAGTTATTCCACTGATTGAAGAAATGACAATACACGGACAAGTGGAACGCCCGTACATCGGTATCGGGCTTGCAGATCTTTCACAAGTGCCGCCTATGTATTTGCAAAATATTCCACAAGAAGTGAAAGGCGGCGTTATGGTCGCAAATGTCGATCCATCATCAGCTGCTGGAAAAGCTGGATTGTTGGCAGAGGACGTCATTACCGCCATTAACAGCACAGACATTACAAGCTCAACAGAACTACGCAAGTTTTTATATTCTCAACTCAAAGTTGGCGATATCGCTACATTTACGATTTATCGCGGTGCGGAATTAAAAACAATTGAAGTTACACTGACGAGTAATAAAACAACAACTGAATAA
- a CDS encoding response regulator transcription factor gives MKILVIEDNESVSSMIELFFSKEGIEGEFVKDGLKGYRRASEEHWDCLIVDWMLPGMDGVSICRKLRQEKYAGPIIMLTAKDSESDQVLGLEMGADDYVTKPFSPLALMARIKAVTRRYSSQQVDVPEEGIIETIHFKINHNTREVMLDNKPVLNLTPKEFDLLSHFAQHPKQVFSREQLLDNVWGYDFYGDDRTVDVHIKRLRTKIATDEQPFFHTVWGVGYRFDETIGESK, from the coding sequence TTGAAAATTCTAGTAATTGAAGATAACGAAAGCGTTTCTTCAATGATTGAACTCTTTTTCTCAAAGGAAGGCATCGAAGGAGAATTCGTCAAAGACGGTCTCAAAGGCTATCGCCGTGCAAGTGAGGAGCATTGGGACTGCCTAATTGTCGATTGGATGCTGCCAGGAATGGATGGCGTGTCCATTTGCCGGAAGCTAAGGCAAGAAAAATATGCAGGTCCGATTATTATGCTCACCGCGAAAGATAGCGAATCAGACCAAGTACTCGGGCTTGAAATGGGTGCAGACGACTATGTCACAAAACCATTTAGCCCACTCGCTCTGATGGCGCGCATTAAAGCCGTGACACGCAGGTATTCCTCACAACAAGTGGACGTGCCGGAAGAAGGCATCATTGAAACCATTCATTTTAAAATCAATCACAATACACGCGAGGTAATGTTAGACAACAAGCCCGTCCTCAATTTAACACCAAAAGAATTCGATTTACTGTCCCATTTCGCCCAGCATCCAAAACAAGTCTTTTCTCGTGAGCAATTATTAGACAATGTCTGGGGCTATGATTTCTATGGCGATGACCGCACCGTAGACGTTCACATCAAGCGACTCCGTACGAAAATTGCAACAGACGAGCAACCGTTTTTCCACACTGTCTGGGGCGTTGGCTATCGATTTGATGAAACAATAGGTGAATCCAAATGA
- a CDS encoding HAMP domain-containing sensor histidine kinase: MKVKYLYQQLASHVSVILIAFLILSLLFSHYIEQFVYDNKTEELATYGQTILRDLDRNPRNSTSTLQAYEHVLNGRDIQYILFDEQSAIIYSTELKAPVIGLLSEEEWQEIKNGKTVTVKQDFKRFNEAVTFVLLPYVQNNQFVGGILLTSPIKGSREVITQMNTYLLFTMVLALAVALLLSWILSNFHGKRIKRLREATSIVAQGDYSVRIPSANVDEIGELADDFNKMVEKLNVSMEEIESLENRRRQFMADVSHELRTPLTTIRGIIEGMRNDMISETEKEKGFQLASNETMRLIRLVNENLDYEKIRSNQITLLKQDIQLVELLEIIKDQLEGVAAEQQNTIIVDVNPTVTVHADYDRLTQILINITKNSIQFTDNGSIFLRGYVQDDMTIIEIEDTGIGIDPENVEKIWGRFYKAIVSRTTNPYGEFGLGLSIVKQLVTMHNGTIEVTSEQGKGTKFTILLPN, from the coding sequence ATGAAAGTTAAATATCTATACCAGCAATTAGCCAGTCACGTAAGCGTCATCCTCATCGCCTTTTTAATATTGAGTTTGCTGTTCTCTCATTATATCGAGCAATTTGTCTATGATAATAAAACCGAAGAACTCGCGACTTATGGACAAACTATCTTACGCGACCTTGATCGCAATCCTCGTAACTCAACAAGCACCTTGCAAGCCTATGAACATGTGCTAAACGGTCGTGATATTCAATACATTTTATTCGACGAGCAATCCGCTATCATTTATTCTACCGAACTAAAAGCACCAGTCATTGGGCTGTTGAGTGAGGAAGAGTGGCAGGAGATTAAAAACGGCAAAACCGTTACGGTCAAACAAGACTTTAAACGCTTCAACGAAGCCGTTACATTTGTCCTGCTTCCCTACGTCCAAAACAATCAATTTGTTGGCGGCATCCTGTTGACTTCTCCCATTAAAGGCTCACGGGAAGTCATTACTCAAATGAATACCTATCTGTTATTTACAATGGTGCTCGCACTAGCGGTCGCATTATTACTCAGCTGGATTTTATCGAATTTCCACGGTAAACGTATCAAACGACTTCGAGAAGCTACTTCGATTGTTGCACAAGGGGATTACTCTGTACGTATCCCATCCGCTAATGTCGATGAGATCGGTGAACTTGCTGATGACTTCAACAAAATGGTGGAGAAATTGAATGTGTCCATGGAGGAAATCGAAAGCCTGGAAAATCGACGACGCCAGTTCATGGCGGATGTTTCCCATGAGCTACGAACGCCACTAACAACCATTCGTGGCATCATCGAAGGTATGAGAAATGACATGATTTCTGAAACAGAAAAAGAAAAAGGTTTCCAGCTTGCCAGTAACGAAACAATGCGACTCATTCGTCTCGTTAATGAAAACCTGGATTACGAAAAAATTCGTTCCAACCAAATTACACTGCTTAAACAAGATATCCAACTCGTTGAACTACTAGAAATTATTAAAGATCAGCTTGAAGGTGTTGCAGCTGAACAGCAGAATACGATTATCGTTGACGTAAATCCGACTGTGACTGTGCATGCTGATTATGATCGGCTCACCCAGATTTTGATTAACATCACGAAAAACAGTATTCAATTTACCGACAATGGATCTATCTTTTTGCGCGGCTATGTGCAAGATGATATGACTATTATTGAAATTGAAGACACCGGCATCGGCATTGATCCAGAAAATGTTGAAAAAATATGGGGACGCTTTTATAAAGCGATTGTTTCGCGGACTACGAATCCATATGGAGAGTTCGGACTCGGCCTATCAATCGTTAAACAGCTCGTCACCATGCATAACGGAACGATTGAAGTGACCAGTGAGCAAGGAAAAGGCACCAAATTTACGATTTTACTACCGAACTAG
- a CDS encoding peptidylprolyl isomerase, translating to MTKKWLYPLVIAVILVIVTGCSQGNEEIVAKVGDEKITKEELYDTLVKASGQQALDIMIEDKVIAMELKKEKVTVSDEEVEAELATQIESVGGEEAFAAALEQGGITEKEFKDSITEYLSIREVVEPRIDITDEDTKAYFDENKESLSTEDQVEASHILVEDEATAKEIAKKLANGEDFATLAKEHSTDTGSAEKGGELGYFSHGKMVAEFEEEAFSMEIDAISEPVKTEHGYHIIHVTDKKAAKEAVYEDSKEDIEKLLLEEQMQTAYTDWMDEAKEKYDIENSLLGK from the coding sequence ATGACTAAAAAATGGCTATACCCGCTAGTAATTGCTGTCATCCTTGTGATAGTAACCGGGTGTTCACAAGGAAATGAAGAAATCGTAGCAAAAGTGGGCGATGAAAAAATCACCAAAGAGGAATTGTACGACACGCTTGTCAAAGCTTCTGGACAACAAGCTCTTGATATAATGATTGAGGATAAAGTCATTGCAATGGAATTGAAAAAGGAAAAAGTGACCGTTTCTGACGAAGAAGTAGAGGCAGAGCTTGCAACGCAAATTGAAAGTGTCGGTGGAGAGGAAGCCTTTGCCGCTGCGTTAGAGCAAGGCGGTATCACCGAAAAGGAGTTCAAAGACAGTATTACTGAATATTTATCTATCCGAGAAGTGGTTGAACCACGCATCGACATAACAGACGAGGACACTAAAGCTTATTTCGATGAAAACAAGGAATCTCTTAGTACAGAGGATCAGGTTGAAGCCAGTCATATTTTAGTTGAGGATGAAGCAACAGCAAAAGAAATTGCCAAAAAGTTAGCGAATGGCGAGGATTTTGCAACGCTAGCAAAAGAGCACTCAACGGATACAGGTAGCGCAGAAAAAGGTGGAGAATTAGGCTACTTCAGCCATGGTAAAATGGTTGCCGAATTTGAAGAAGAAGCATTTTCAATGGAGATTGATGCGATCAGTGAGCCTGTGAAAACAGAACATGGCTACCATATCATTCACGTCACCGATAAAAAGGCGGCGAAAGAGGCTGTTTATGAAGACAGTAAAGAAGACATTGAAAAACTGTTACTCGAAGAACAAATGCAAACAGCCTATACCGATTGGATGGATGAAGCAAAAGAGAAATATGATATTGAAAACTCTTTGCTAGGGAAATAA